In one window of Ptiloglossa arizonensis isolate GNS036 chromosome 5, iyPtiAriz1_principal, whole genome shotgun sequence DNA:
- the Chico gene encoding insulin receptor substrate 1 chico isoform X4, which translates to MSSGRGLVSPSGGPVVRCGHVKKLKTQKKKFFVLRGEAPGYPACLEYYDSKKKFENRQPPKRSIMLDSCFNINKRVDTKHKHVIALYTKDECFCLIFESEKELDEWLKEMLLLQSGDVADGEQPRPIFEHVWQVTMQKKGLGERKNIHGPYRLCLTVRTLSLVKIGAEDNSDSIEFPLHCIRRCGRMSRIFYMEVGRSAVTGGGELWMEAEDCNITHNMHAAIMNAMSNSRSTKDDVEPRQRMRSSSATEASKPILVLQRRHTGQKFYNFSPLGANGRDRCDSLPSRARTTSESHPASVLSHSRNTHFVSHILRPHSMYVRGLSYSPPIASMPISPASGACSTDSAGSSLSMDDGGENVLEEGTVSRYGHSLTPDEPVILEENCDDYASWSMSHSHHKYSPNFKSHSPSQQSSYIDMYSPCGSSPGRGGAYMPMISGTGHSHSRGSSLVEETSTLPEGYVPMAPVGNNGYVDMDPSHSHNGHFSDDTSQHGGSSCSVTSGTPSTDLRFSEYHLDKVSSFLPPGEDLQARPARAYSIGSRPEPANRHRKNRLDITQQEASRVRAFSVGSRFKRPDIGRLANVITAPLPPGSENPSSNKSNSAPLLSSSWGHNSGCSTTSERMEDLMELDFTKPSISTTLHSSPSSYSQSQSQSYSYSTATDTSSYVDMSPGQPPSSTTAPYVDMSRINKINRNNNNNTITANQNHSHIHVTSSASTHKPEFTTLKPVEEAEGSYMRMDGVMEDWSHSDTSPKLISSPTQEECVQSNGPPGVTRTAPVDLPRRPPVDYVEMNFKSRTILEQDYINMNMSNRNNRKSSTRTGNRKEKLRSQPIAIQASNKPIKAPSFLPLNGSPESESLSSTPASPPRATPTGSSATIFPFSLNSPQSPEKSFIHQKNNDDLSELNMTSKTTDCAIVEPASRINTVNNSVTVTEANNTLPNKVINDRPASPAGKDNQVNRVISNLLASQDNILNAVTKKFADLNLSKPRLITASPNTSSTLSGFKATVENPIVEKQPSSPKLSDETPTPTATPSPLENESYDKLQQSDASILHYASLDLPEIGSTAPVSPASQESFNYAEIDFEKLKQN; encoded by the exons ATGTCTTCGGGCAGGGGTTTAGTCTCCCCTTCAGGAGGTCCCGTTGTTCGCTGCGGCCATGTAAAGAAACTAAAGACACAAAAGAAGAAATTCTTCGTCCTGCGAGGCGAGGCGCCAGGATATCCCGCTTGTCTCGAATATTACGAtagcaaaaagaagttcgagAACAGACAGCCGCCGAAACGTAGCATCATGCTAGACAGCTGCTTTAATATCAATAAACGCGTGGACACCAAACACAAGCACGTTATCGCGTTGTACACGAAAGACGAATGCTTCTGCTTGATTTTCGAGAGCGAAAAAGAGCTGGACGAATGGCTGAAGGAGATGCTTTTACTTCAGAGCGGAGATGTAGCCGATGGAGAGCAACCTCGGCCTATATTTG AACATGTATGGCAAGTTACAATGCAGAAAAAAGGACTAGGTGAACGAAAGAATATTCATGGTCCCTATAGGCTATGTTTAACTGTTCGAACATTAAGTCTGGTGAAAATTGGGGCAGAGGATAATTCAGATTCTATTGAATTTCCT CTACATTGCATCAGACGATGCGGGCGTATGAGTCGTATCTTCTATATGGAAGTAGGTCGTTCGGCAGTCACTGGTGGCGGAGAATTGTGGATGGAAGCTGAAGACTGCAACATAACACACAATATGCATGCTGCTATTATGAATGCCATGAGTAATTCTCGTAGCACTAAAGACGACGTGGAACCACGTCAGAGAATGCGTAGCTCCTCTGCGACCGAAGCCAGCAAGCCGATCTTAGTCTTACAACGTCGCCACACTGGACAAAAATTCTATAATTTTTCACCATTAG GTGCAAACGGCCGCGACAGATGCGACAGCTTACCGTCGAGGGCTCGTACAACCAGCGAGAGTCATCCCGCGTCGGTGTTGAGCCATTCCCGGAATACTCACTTTGTGTCTCACATTCTGAGACCGCATTCGATGTACGTGAGAGGCCTTTCTTATTCGCCACCAATCGCCTCGATGCCTATCAGTCCCGCTTCCGGAGCTTGCTCCACGGATTCCGCGGGCTCGTCCCTCTCGATGGACGATGGTGGTGAAAACGTGTTAGAGGAGGGCACGGTATCCAGATACGGACATTCTTTGACTCCAGACGAGCCGGTCATTCTGGAGGAGAATTGCGACGATTACGCTTCGTGGTCTATGTCACACTCGCATCACAAATATTCGCCAAATTTCAAGTCGCATTCTCCTTCCCAG CAGAGTTCCTATATAGATATGTACAGCCCTTGCGGATCGAGTCCTGGTCGCGGTGGAGCCTACATGCCAATGATTTCAGGGACAGGGCACTCGCATTCGCGGGGGTCATCTCTCGTCGAAGAAACCAGTACTTTACCAGAGGGTTACGTACCTATGGCACCCGTTGGAAACAACGGATATGTCGATATGGATCCTTCGCATAGTCACAACGGCCATTTCTCTGATGATACGTCACAGCACGGTGGCAGTAGCTGTTCTGTTACTTCCGGTACACCTAGCACAGACCTTCGGTTTTCTGAATATCATTTGGACAAAGTATCGAGTTTTCTACCGCCCGGGGAAGATTTACAAGCTAGACCAGCGAGAGCCTATTCCATTGGATCTCGACCAGAACCTGCAAACAGGCATCGTAAGAATAG gTTGGATATTACTCAACAGGAAGCCAGTAGGGTGCGAGCTTTCTCCGTAGGCAGTAGGTTCAAGAGACCTGATATCGGGAGATTAGCGAACGTGATCACTGCACCATTGCCACCTGGTTCTGAAAATCCGAGTTCCAACAAATCGAACTCGGCCCCGTTGCTGTCCAGTTCTTGGGGACACAACTCTGGTTGTTCCACAACCTCCGAGCGCATGGAAGATCTAATGGAATTGGACTTTACGAAACCCAGTATTTCTACAACACTTCATTCATCGCCTTCGTCTTATTCGCAATCACAATCTCAATCGTACTCATACTCTACTGCCACCGACACCAGTTCCTATGTTGATATGTCTCCTGGACAACCGCCCTCGTCGACCACTGCCCCGTACGTCGATATGAGTCGCATTAATAAG ATCAAtcgtaataacaataacaatacaaTCACTGCCAATCAAAATCATAGTCATATACATGTGACGTCTTCTGCTTCCACGCATAAACCCGAGTTTACTACTTTGAAGCCAGTGGAAGAAGCAGAAGGTTCATACATGAGAATGGATGGCGTAATGGAGGATTGGTCTCACTCCGATACGAGTCCTAAGTTAATTTCGTCGCCTACGCAAGAAGAATGCGTCCAATCGAACGGACCACCAG GGGTCACGAGAACGGCACCAGTCGATCTTCCGCGGCGCCCACCCGTCGATTATGTCGAGATGAACTTTAAATCGAGAACAATCTTAGAACAAGACTACATAAATATGAATATGAGTAATCGAAACAACCGTAAATCATCAACGCGGACAGGTAATCGGAAGGAGAAGTTGCGCTCTCAACCGATCGCGATCCAAGCTAGCAACAAACCTATAAAAGCGCCTAGTTTCTTACCTCTGAACGGAAGCCCGGAATCGGAAAGCTTGTCGAGTACTCCTGCCTCGCCCCCGCGGGCAACACCGACCGGTTCCTCAGCGACTATCTTCCCTTTCTCCTTGAACAGTCCCCAATCGCCCGAGAAATCTTTCATTCATCAAAAGAATAACGACGATTTGTCCGAGTTGAATATGACTTCCAAGACTACCGACTGCGCCATCGTGGAGCCCGCGAGTAGGATCAACACTGTGAACAATTCCGTTACAGTAACGGAAGCGAACAACACTTTGCCCAACAAAGTAATCAACGATAGACCGGCCAGCCCCGCGGGGAAGGATAATCAAGTAAATCGAGTGATATCGAATTTGTTGGCCTCGCAAGACAATATATTGAACGCCGTAACGAAGAAGTTCGCCGATTTGAACTTGTCGAAGCCACGTTTGATTACCGCGTCACCTAACACCAGCTCTACGTTGTCCGGATTTAAGGCAACCGTTGAAAATCCAATCGTCGAGAAACAACCGTCGTCTCCAAAATTGTCGGACGAGACACCAACACCTACGGCCACGCCAAGCCCGTTAGAGAACGAGAGTTACGACAAGCTGCAGCAATCGGATGCGTCGATTTTGCACTACGCTAGTCTCGATCTTCCCGAGATCGGTAGCACGGCGCCAGTTTCGCCGGCGTCGCAGGAGAGTTTCAATTACGCCgagatcgatttcgaaaaaCTGAAGCAAAATTAA
- the Chico gene encoding insulin receptor substrate 1 chico isoform X5, translating to MESNLGLYLLHCIRRCGRMSRIFYMEVGRSAVTGGGELWMEAEDCNITHNMHAAIMNAMSNSRSTKDDVEPRQRMRSSSATEASKPILVLQRRHTGQKFYNFSPLEEHRTHKEQVDPLQEQEQSNQIQSTSSCNTVTAVAGTGAGTAGIASTNTNCATTTRRRHSVASHPHSVNNSQSVHVTTTSTTTTTTSTTITITTTATVTTTTTTATISHQRTLSLPLAAVIINQMQSSKRSVLRCANGRDRCDSLPSRARTTSESHPASVLSHSRNTHFVSHILRPHSMYVRGLSYSPPIASMPISPASGACSTDSAGSSLSMDDGGENVLEEGTVSRYGHSLTPDEPVILEENCDDYASWSMSHSHHKYSPNFKSHSPSQQSSYIDMYSPCGSSPGRGGAYMPMISGTGHSHSRGSSLVEETSTLPEGYVPMAPVGNNGYVDMDPSHSHNGHFSDDTSQHGGSSCSVTSGTPSTDLRFSEYHLDKVSSFLPPGEDLQARPARAYSIGSRPEPANRHRKNRLDITQQEASRVRAFSVGSRFKRPDIGRLANVITAPLPPGSENPSSNKSNSAPLLSSSWGHNSGCSTTSERMEDLMELDFTKPSISTTLHSSPSSYSQSQSQSYSYSTATDTSSYVDMSPGQPPSSTTAPYVDMSRINKINRNNNNNTITANQNHSHIHVTSSASTHKPEFTTLKPVEEAEGSYMRMDGVMEDWSHSDTSPKLISSPTQEECVQSNGPPGVTRTAPVDLPRRPPVDYVEMNFKSRTILEQDYINMNMSNRNNRKSSTRTGNRKEKLRSQPIAIQASNKPIKAPSFLPLNGSPESESLSSTPASPPRATPTGSSATIFPFSLNSPQSPEKSFIHQKNNDDLSELNMTSKTTDCAIVEPASRINTVNNSVTVTEANNTLPNKVINDRPASPAGKDNQVNRVISNLLASQDNILNAVTKKFADLNLSKPRLITASPNTSSTLSGFKATVENPIVEKQPSSPKLSDETPTPTATPSPLENESYDKLQQSDASILHYASLDLPEIGSTAPVSPASQESFNYAEIDFEKLKQN from the exons ATGGAGAGCAACCTCGGCCTATATTTG CTACATTGCATCAGACGATGCGGGCGTATGAGTCGTATCTTCTATATGGAAGTAGGTCGTTCGGCAGTCACTGGTGGCGGAGAATTGTGGATGGAAGCTGAAGACTGCAACATAACACACAATATGCATGCTGCTATTATGAATGCCATGAGTAATTCTCGTAGCACTAAAGACGACGTGGAACCACGTCAGAGAATGCGTAGCTCCTCTGCGACCGAAGCCAGCAAGCCGATCTTAGTCTTACAACGTCGCCACACTGGACAAAAATTCTATAATTTTTCACCATTAG AAGAACACAGGACGCACAAGGAGCAGGTGGATCCACTGCAGGAACAGGAGCAGTCTAATCAGATTCAGAGTACCTCTTCTTGCAATACAGTCACGG CCGTTGCTGGTACCGGGGCTGGGACTGCTGGGATTGCCTCGACTAATACCAACTGTGCCACTACTACTAGACGTCGTCATTCGGTAGCGAGTCATCCCCATTCCGTCAATAATTCCCAATCCGTTCATGTCACAACAACAAGCACAACTACAACAACAACTAGCACCACTATCACCATCACTACGACCGCTACCGTGACCACCACAACCACAACCGCGACAATATCCCATCAGAGAACCCTGTCGCTGCCCTTAGCTGCCGTTATTATCAATCAAATGCAATCATCTAAAAGATCAGTTTTACgct GTGCAAACGGCCGCGACAGATGCGACAGCTTACCGTCGAGGGCTCGTACAACCAGCGAGAGTCATCCCGCGTCGGTGTTGAGCCATTCCCGGAATACTCACTTTGTGTCTCACATTCTGAGACCGCATTCGATGTACGTGAGAGGCCTTTCTTATTCGCCACCAATCGCCTCGATGCCTATCAGTCCCGCTTCCGGAGCTTGCTCCACGGATTCCGCGGGCTCGTCCCTCTCGATGGACGATGGTGGTGAAAACGTGTTAGAGGAGGGCACGGTATCCAGATACGGACATTCTTTGACTCCAGACGAGCCGGTCATTCTGGAGGAGAATTGCGACGATTACGCTTCGTGGTCTATGTCACACTCGCATCACAAATATTCGCCAAATTTCAAGTCGCATTCTCCTTCCCAG CAGAGTTCCTATATAGATATGTACAGCCCTTGCGGATCGAGTCCTGGTCGCGGTGGAGCCTACATGCCAATGATTTCAGGGACAGGGCACTCGCATTCGCGGGGGTCATCTCTCGTCGAAGAAACCAGTACTTTACCAGAGGGTTACGTACCTATGGCACCCGTTGGAAACAACGGATATGTCGATATGGATCCTTCGCATAGTCACAACGGCCATTTCTCTGATGATACGTCACAGCACGGTGGCAGTAGCTGTTCTGTTACTTCCGGTACACCTAGCACAGACCTTCGGTTTTCTGAATATCATTTGGACAAAGTATCGAGTTTTCTACCGCCCGGGGAAGATTTACAAGCTAGACCAGCGAGAGCCTATTCCATTGGATCTCGACCAGAACCTGCAAACAGGCATCGTAAGAATAG gTTGGATATTACTCAACAGGAAGCCAGTAGGGTGCGAGCTTTCTCCGTAGGCAGTAGGTTCAAGAGACCTGATATCGGGAGATTAGCGAACGTGATCACTGCACCATTGCCACCTGGTTCTGAAAATCCGAGTTCCAACAAATCGAACTCGGCCCCGTTGCTGTCCAGTTCTTGGGGACACAACTCTGGTTGTTCCACAACCTCCGAGCGCATGGAAGATCTAATGGAATTGGACTTTACGAAACCCAGTATTTCTACAACACTTCATTCATCGCCTTCGTCTTATTCGCAATCACAATCTCAATCGTACTCATACTCTACTGCCACCGACACCAGTTCCTATGTTGATATGTCTCCTGGACAACCGCCCTCGTCGACCACTGCCCCGTACGTCGATATGAGTCGCATTAATAAG ATCAAtcgtaataacaataacaatacaaTCACTGCCAATCAAAATCATAGTCATATACATGTGACGTCTTCTGCTTCCACGCATAAACCCGAGTTTACTACTTTGAAGCCAGTGGAAGAAGCAGAAGGTTCATACATGAGAATGGATGGCGTAATGGAGGATTGGTCTCACTCCGATACGAGTCCTAAGTTAATTTCGTCGCCTACGCAAGAAGAATGCGTCCAATCGAACGGACCACCAG GGGTCACGAGAACGGCACCAGTCGATCTTCCGCGGCGCCCACCCGTCGATTATGTCGAGATGAACTTTAAATCGAGAACAATCTTAGAACAAGACTACATAAATATGAATATGAGTAATCGAAACAACCGTAAATCATCAACGCGGACAGGTAATCGGAAGGAGAAGTTGCGCTCTCAACCGATCGCGATCCAAGCTAGCAACAAACCTATAAAAGCGCCTAGTTTCTTACCTCTGAACGGAAGCCCGGAATCGGAAAGCTTGTCGAGTACTCCTGCCTCGCCCCCGCGGGCAACACCGACCGGTTCCTCAGCGACTATCTTCCCTTTCTCCTTGAACAGTCCCCAATCGCCCGAGAAATCTTTCATTCATCAAAAGAATAACGACGATTTGTCCGAGTTGAATATGACTTCCAAGACTACCGACTGCGCCATCGTGGAGCCCGCGAGTAGGATCAACACTGTGAACAATTCCGTTACAGTAACGGAAGCGAACAACACTTTGCCCAACAAAGTAATCAACGATAGACCGGCCAGCCCCGCGGGGAAGGATAATCAAGTAAATCGAGTGATATCGAATTTGTTGGCCTCGCAAGACAATATATTGAACGCCGTAACGAAGAAGTTCGCCGATTTGAACTTGTCGAAGCCACGTTTGATTACCGCGTCACCTAACACCAGCTCTACGTTGTCCGGATTTAAGGCAACCGTTGAAAATCCAATCGTCGAGAAACAACCGTCGTCTCCAAAATTGTCGGACGAGACACCAACACCTACGGCCACGCCAAGCCCGTTAGAGAACGAGAGTTACGACAAGCTGCAGCAATCGGATGCGTCGATTTTGCACTACGCTAGTCTCGATCTTCCCGAGATCGGTAGCACGGCGCCAGTTTCGCCGGCGTCGCAGGAGAGTTTCAATTACGCCgagatcgatttcgaaaaaCTGAAGCAAAATTAA